CCCCAGATTTGACAGAATTTCAGCTCGGTTGCCCAGAAAAATGGCGAAAATTAGACAaagtaaattaaatataaagcCGAATCAAAATGGAAACCGCCAAGCAATTTATTCTTTACAAAAGATCTGATCAAATGGAATCTAAAatacaggttttttttttctttccctacaTTTTCCcggcaaccaaacagaagaGAATTTCCCAGAAAACAATTATGTAAATATTACGTGCTTAGGTTTTTTTTTGACGCAGAGAGAGCGTGACTAACCGAAACCAGTGCAGTGGACTGTGACGTTCCGACCGGCTACCGGTTTGGGACCGGTTCCGGGCCTCAAAACTTCCTTCTCCACTCCCATCTTTTTGACTAGTGCCGCTGCTGTTCTTTGCTTATCGATGACAAGCCCCTGACCCGCTGAGACTATTTTATAGTTGGGATCTACTGCCCGGATAGGTGGAGGGCAGCCCAAATTTATTTGGCAAGTAATTGTGAATTTTATATGAAGTCTAATTTGGGCAACTCTGATTCCATCCCTATTTTATAGGATTTCCGGTTCAAACCAATTGAAAAGGAGTTGGTCATTTATAAGTAGAGGATAAAATtgtcaaataaaatataaaaatataattttatcttCCACTTATAAGGAATCGGCTCTTTTCTAATTGGTTTCAACTAAAGAGGACATGTCTCCATTTTTTATACCATATCATATTATGGCAAATGTCTCGCATTTCACACAAAATGTAAATGTACGTACAAATAACACGTCTAATTGTATTATTGTTCACGAGAACTTAAATGAAaccaaatatttctttttagaaaaattacaatttagccctcAAATTACCAGTCATTCTATGGAGAGCCCCTCGAATTACCAATGCTTGGACTCtaacccccaaactaccaaaaagtttaaaaaatgtcCAATTTGACGAAAAATGCTTATAATACCCTTAACACGTgtctttttcaattaaaaaaaaattaatttttttttttaattttttggacagATCTTGATCGTCCACCTTCAAAGTTTTTAGTTGTAGGTAGTTGGATTGATAGGTTATAAATCAATATGAATTTATCGGTAAGTAAATCCAAAAAAAGTAATGCCCATGTTTGTGATATAATTCTTTCATAATCTTGtgtatatatcaaatataatttttagttttttttttcctaccattttagatatataaaagcataactcttttagtctattttataaaaaccttGATTAAGTCGAATGAAAACATAATTTGCATCGCAAATTTTGgataaagattttattaaaattcgTTGATAGATTTGGTAtgcaatatttattaaataaaatttcttatggaggatgatttgttgactcgctgatatgacaaaaattctgttaataatttttttttaaaaaaaaaaaaaattacgaaaagagtgattttttaaaatgattaaatctaatatttttttttttaaaaaaaatgagttgatatttttatttcgagaaaagattaaaaaaaatatatatatttttattttgagaaaagattaaaaaaaaaaaaagaaaaaaaaaaagaagtaaaataaaattttaatcaactgaaattattctcaattttaaaataaaattttactcctttttttttctttttttaattttttaatttttaaaattaattttttaattattatttttaattaaaaaatgaaacgtGACAGGGGTAGTATAGGTATTTTTCGTAAAAAAATTGGgtctttttgaaattttttgtagtttggggggccatagTCCAAGCGtcggtagtttggggggctatcCGTAGAATGACTGATAGTTTGGAGGCTATCCGTAGAATGCCTAGTACtttgggggctaaattgtaaattttttttttttttttttttttttttttttttttttttttttttttttaacctttacCATTTTTCTCTCCTTACCAAATGAAGtatggaaatttcttttttgtttaaagaaaatttctaaaaaacttacccaaaaaaatgaatttgCTAAAGTTTCAATGCTGTGAAAATTGAAAGCCGACCTCTTATTAGATCATTCACAATGGCCTTTTTatatttctcaaaatttaacttcaaaaatctattttaagggttttagctaaacacttttttaaatcatcaaacaacaaaatttttaaatgttttactactttaaataaatactatattTTAATCATTCACAATAACTTCATGAATACTATTGTCTTTAAATAAATACGTTTATTTTTCTACTTTGGCACGATttgcaaaaattattattaaaaaatttataacaagtttttttggttctatgaaTATAGTGGGAAAATTTGACAAACGTTAAGTTTAACATTCGGTAAAAAGTTTATTATATGGgcctatttgtaatttttgttaaaaatataacaaaaaattaaatatgaagaTGTCATTGCGAGTCTTCTTATGGGTTCAACAGAGAATGATTCTCTCCTTCAAAGTGCAAATAGGAGAGAATTCATGTATTTGTTGGTGATTGGCTTACTTGATTTTGATTACTATTTATTTGGTTATTTTATtccatgttttatttttatttttatttttatttttaattaccATGTTTTATTGTTAAATTGGCAATATTTGTGATAAACACATATTCAcgacgagtaatgctacacatcatccccttatcTTCCTTTTGtcatctcaaaattgatgtggctcttaaaatcaccattggatcaaaatctaagagtgatatatcaaaaattcaatggtgattttaagagccacatcaattttgaagagacaaaaggaaaacaaatggATGATGTGTAGGATTACTCATTCACAACCTCTAGCTGCTGTAGGTGTTGTCTGGGGGGTCGAAAGTCCAAACTACatttttcaagattttcttcTCTTGGTACTCTTACAGTCTCGAATTTAACgcgtctctctctttctctatctctctctcctccgGCCGGCGGTCCATCCTTCTCCACCGGCGCCGTCAAGCGAAAGAGAGCttcaaaataatgtaaaaaaaaactgaaacaagTAGATAGCTAtatagagggagagagagagagaataaactGCAGTCTGTGCTTTAGGAATATagcacatgagagagagagagagagagagagagagagagagaggaaagttGAGCCGACAAAGCAGTTCAATTGCAGTCGATatgggtgggcaaattatctgcctaccgcctaccgaccgcttaccgaaccaAACCGAACCGacatcgaccgcctaccgactttaaccgactaatttcggttcggtagtcggtataaaattttattccgaaagccggatcggcagccgaaccgaaccgaaccgaacctcCTTTTAAGCGacaaccgaaccgaaccgccttttaagcggtaaccgaaccgaaccgaaccgaattctattccgaccgattaaccgaaccgacataaacgaaacgacgttgttttagtaagaacgaaatgtatgatcattttttttttttttttcctttaaaaaaatcaaaacgacgtcgtttcattacccattttaaccgaatgttaaccgatttaaccgaccgcctattaaccgccttaccgacttaaccgaccgcctattaaccgctttaccgactaaaccgaccgcctattaaccgcttaaccgacttaaccgaaataaattcaccaactacattccgacaaaagtcggttaaccgatcgaattaaccgacttaaccgcctaccgaaccgacgcccACCCCTAACAGTCGACCCCAGgcttttgtcattttctttccAGTTTGTGGGGAACTTAACATGATGGCTCGTTCATCTATGGAGCTGGGATATATGgtggagattttttttattattaaaacattagatttattattactttttattcgtttaaatttttgaaataggTAATGATTAATACGGTATCAGGATAAAGATTTTAAGTTCAAATATTGTCTCGATTAATTCATCCCGTTTAATTAAAGTATTATACGCGTTGGACCCCACCTattaaaatggagtttgagCTCACGCATGAAGAAGAGTGTTAAAATactgattaaatttatctattcctatcaacttaagtttttggatcaagtggtgatttaatatcgATAATCTGGCATGATCGTGGTCAttcaatttagggttaaatacgtcTGACCCTCCTGTGGTTTAATGACTTTATCTTTTGCTCATTGTGGTTCATTTCGTACCATAGATAATATCTTGTTTATGGTTAAAGACAGAGATAGTACCTCTGTCCAACTTGTATCCAAAAATTGACAATAGTCCACTTCACAGGCTTTAAAAAATcaacatatacatataatttaaaataaaaaaactaaaaataataaaaacttttttttttttttttttaacaaaaaaaaaaaaaaaagaacgaggGGTAGCTGGAGCTACTCCTTTGGGCAAAATGGAAGTGGTCGGCTACCTCTATTTTGgctaaaggggtggctgagctaTTTCAATGACCGATTTGGAGGTGACCGAACTACCCCGATCTTCGTAATCCTTTTTCACAtatgtttatgaatatttttCGTATTgaaaaaagtatacataccTCCCTATATCTCCATAAACTACTAAACAATGTCAATGTGTCCCACAATGataaaaatatccttcataaaattataaaaattcttaaaaacaaaacaaaacattatttttttaaaaaaattaaaattaaaaagaaaaccgaaaaaattattttttagattttgttttatataattttagtttgttCCCGcctttgaattttcatttttctctctttttttttaatttttaatttttattatttttttcaaaataaattgttttttttttcaatcttgcaAAAAaatatcgttttttttttaattttttaaaaaatatttttaatttttcgaatttataaggatatatttatcttatcaagcttttttaaggttttttttatttttttattttgagctgtaatatttttgttttttttttttgttggctttaaaGAAAACATCgacattgtttttaataatttaaggaGACCGatacaattattaatttaaaagtaCATCACAATAAAGTGATAAATTTGGAGGATATGCGTACTTTATTCATTCTtataatgtttttatttatttatttatttttatttttagatcattcttataatgttttaaaatgaaGAATATAGGTGAGAAATATGTAGATAAAAAAATGGACAAGATGATCATCGTCATCGGAACTGTCTGAAACACTGCTCACACGCGGCATGCACTCTCAAAATTCTAGAAAAGCGGAAGACCTCCCTTTGGACAACTCATCCCCTTCTTCCTTGCCATCCATCCTTCTCTCCGTATATAAATTCCTCTCCTCTTTCAACagcccaactctctctctctctctctctcattcttttctttgcCAACTCTGGTCTGATCCCATGGTGGTCGGGTTTCAGACCTTCGGATGATCCGTTCCAAGACATGTGGGTGAAATCTGAAACGGGTCTGGGTTGGTGAAGAAGAACAGAAGCTTTTATGAAAAAAGCCATGGAGGTTGAGAGGGCGAGGCAGTTGCTGCTCCTTTGGTGTGGAATCCAAAGCACCCGTGTGGCCCTCGTGGGTGGCAACCACACCGCCGCCAGATTTTGCAGCCGTTAGATTCCATTTTCCTCAAACTGCTTTCTTCTGTATCTTCAACTTTTTTTGCATCTGGGTATTCTCCCAATCTGCGAATCAAGCTCTTGTCACAGAGATCGATTGGATCTCGTGGTTTCTAAGAATTGACTTCTTTTGTTaatataattcaagcaaaaaggCCAACAAAGTCATGGGATTTTCTCGGTTTGGAGACAAGGATTACGAAAACAAGATGAAGCACATGCGTAGTGGAAGAATGGGTTCGAATTCAAACACCCTTTTGGTCATTCAGCTTCCTCATACACGGGTTCTGAGTGTTCTGTCTCGGTCagtatttttggttttggttattCTCACATTGCCTTGTATTGTGTCCATTCTTAGAGGTTCACCTTCTGAATCTAACAATGGATCTGATATCATCAATTCCAAGCTCTTGAATTCGCTTTTCCGACATTTGGCCAGTGAAGGCCTTTTGAGAAAGGGCGATAAAGCTCTGATCATTGTGAGCCCCGGCAGCACTGCGGGAATGATTCATCAGAATCTGCAGCTTTGGCACAACAATGTGATTGAAGTGGTAATGGATTATGATTTGAAGGGACAAAGCTCGATCCCTGATGAGACATTTGATTTCGTTTTCACGTCCAGTTTTTCCGACACTAAATTTGTCAACCGTGTTCTCAAGGTTGGAGGGATTGTGGCTGTTCCTCTGAGCAAAAACCCATCAAACGGTTTTCGAAAACATTCTAACTATAGGATCGTGAATCTTTGTCGCTATAATTCCACCATTATGGCAATGAGGAAAGTGATGTCCTTGACAAAGCGGCGGCGGCGCGTTTGCCAAATGGCGTCGGAGGCCAAGAAGGCCATGTTAGAGAATCTTGAAGATGTCTTGCTAGAGCCACCGACAACCAAGTACTTGAAGAAAATCAAGTTCCTTCCTGACTTGTTGGGTGATAATCTAGAAGGCTATAAGCGGAGAGTTTTCATTGATGTGGGGTTGGCTGAGGGTGTGACTGAATGGTTTCATCAGAATTATCCCAAGAGGAACCAAGAATTTGAGGTTTACAATCTTGTGGCAGTGGCTGAGGAAAGATCAACAGGTGTTGATGTCTCAGATTGGTTGGTGAAGAATGTGAAGGAAGAGGAATATGTTGTGATGAAGGCAGAAGCAGAAGTGGTGGAAGAGATGATTAATAGGAGGACAATCTGTTTGGTGGATGAAGTGTTTTTGGAGTGCAGGAACCATTGGTGGCCAGGTGGTGGGGATAAATATTACAAGAGCAAGAGGGCTTATTGGGAGTGCTTGGCTTTGTATGGAAGGCTGAGGGATGAGGGAGTTGCTGTTCACCAATGGTggggatgacgcagagtttatcagTTGTTTGAAACCCTCATTCAAGGTGCAACAATAATGTGGATAGAGATTCGAACGATAATAATTCGGACAGTAAATGTAAAAAAATCCTTATTAAGTTAACCGAGTTTCGGGTAATATGTCTTATAGAGGCTCTCTCTCACATTTGCCGGTGATCCGGATCAAGTATGGATGGCTTTGGTGTTTGatgatcttattttatttcgtATTAGTGTGAGGTTTCTGTGAAGTGGGACTAAGTTCCTGTTTGTCTCTTGATGATGTctcttcattaaaaaaagtaagagaaaaaaagaaaaagaaagatcgAGATTGCtttttagattattattattattattcttccTATTGTTCGTTGGATTGTACGAGGAATACATGAAAGGTGAAGAAAAGGATTGTTAATATCTGCGCATGCTATTGAATTCGCTTTGTTAAAATTCCTCAAATGGATGGaaaagtgcttttttttttcaagtactCAATTGGGTTAGCCAAAAAGTAGTTTCTAGGACACATTTTTGCTCTTTATCGATTCTAAAGCATTTGTAGATCAGGAATGCTTTACTTATGCAATTCGCTTTCTTATATCGATGGAATGATGCTTGGATGGGACTTGCAATAATGAGGATAACCCtaatatataatattcttcTATTTGAACACTGGGATACGTTAGCTGTACAGTAATTTTGTACAGTAATTACACAATAATGttgatatatttaatattttttttaaaaaaaaaatactaaacacatcaacattattgtataaaaattatCCAAATAATACATCTCTTTGAACACAGACTCGAAGAGCCAAATCTAATATTTTCCTGTCAAATGATGACCTTTTAGGCCACCACCATCATTGgagttttttctatttttgattGATCTGATCATTTCTGTCAGTTGTTACCTACACGGCTACCcccacacaccaaaaaaaaaaaaaaaaaaaaaaaagaaaaaaaaagaaaaggaaaaataatccaaaaccaTTATTCAAGCTTGGTGAAAAATTAAGTTTGTTTGTTGGAGtatgcaattttaaaaagatacaatttaaaaataacgattttaaaaattgtaatttgaaaacacaattgTTAACCCAATTAAATGTTTAGTAAAACTGCAATTTATCATTTAAaactttgtttttaaaaatgtatcaCTTTACCTTTATTtgaaaaatgcatatttttttacgttttcaaattacaatttattaaaaacgcACCACCAAATAATACGTTTTCtactatttgatttaaaatcgtactttttgactGCAAAATTCTTATGCCAATCGCACTCATAAAAGACTTGACAAAATATTATAGATACGAAATCTATAGTTGCTAGCATATAAAATGGTCCTTTCTCCCAAAAGTTATTCATACAAATTCCAGTGCTCACGAGCTAtctaattaacttattcatttctcatataaagtaaatattatgattaaatattatgattgtgtttattttatatttgtaaaTCCATATTGGtcattagttaattaattattgttaagacTATCATTTGAGTTAATATGTATGTTTTTATAACATTTATATAAATTcattctacacacacacacagagactATCATTTGAGTTAATATGTATGTTTTtatataacacacacacacacacacacaaatttaATGTCGTTGATTAACAAatttaacttttatatatacaaaagtATGTACAAGGGAAGcaaccgttttttttttcttattttttttttttcaaaatattttccctaTGATGCAATTAAGGCATATATCCACAAACCATGAAAACCCCCCAGAAACATAAAAATTGCTCCACCAAAGTGGGGGCATTCAGGCGAAATAATCGATCTAACTTATCATCAATATGTGCCTCTAATCCTTTCAATCGATACCAGCTTCAGCTTCAGTTAAACTTTCATCATTCTCCATTAACAAATAATCACAAAGCTCCAAAAGCTGATCTGCAAGAGGAGGAATTCCCGGATTGCGGCCGTCGTTGTATATGTGGGCGTTATATGTGATCTGCCAAACATCGTGCCGGAAATCCTCCCGGCTCCTGTATTGCAGCTTCCTCACCTTCTCCTTGATTGTGGACAGATCCATGGGGTGTTGTATGATGTCATGGTAGTCAGGAGCATCCTTTTTGGATACTGGCTTTAAGAAAAGATACGACACCTCGTACCTGTCTTTGAGGGCCTCCACTATGCGCTCCAAGATGTTTGCCAAACCAACCTGTGGGATAATTAACCAAGATTTTCACATAAATATAACTCACTATATGTATGTGAATAGGAGCTGCAGATCATTCCAACATCATTTGATTGAATATTTGGGTTCACCATTTATATAGATCAACAAAGaaccaaagaaccaaagaggaaaaaaagaagaaacagatACAACGTCAACTTCTTCTTGTTTTGGACATAGCCAACATGTGTATTATTCCAACCTCCCCCAAAACCTTaacaaaaaca
The sequence above is drawn from the Alnus glutinosa chromosome 11, dhAlnGlut1.1, whole genome shotgun sequence genome and encodes:
- the LOC133882224 gene encoding uncharacterized protein LOC133882224 — protein: MGFSRFGDKDYENKMKHMRSGRMGSNSNTLLVIQLPHTRVLSVLSRSVFLVLVILTLPCIVSILRGSPSESNNGSDIINSKLLNSLFRHLASEGLLRKGDKALIIVSPGSTAGMIHQNLQLWHNNVIEVVMDYDLKGQSSIPDETFDFVFTSSFSDTKFVNRVLKVGGIVAVPLSKNPSNGFRKHSNYRIVNLCRYNSTIMAMRKVMSLTKRRRRVCQMASEAKKAMLENLEDVLLEPPTTKYLKKIKFLPDLLGDNLEGYKRRVFIDVGLAEGVTEWFHQNYPKRNQEFEVYNLVAVAEERSTGVDVSDWLVKNVKEEEYVVMKAEAEVVEEMINRRTICLVDEVFLECRNHWWPGGGDKYYKSKRAYWECLALYGRLRDEGVAVHQWWG